A genomic stretch from Chitinophaga agri includes:
- a CDS encoding ATP-binding protein: MAKARIKGTRKHTTARSLSADNPAIFSLPISVLLQNSNAGILVTDGNHRVIWVNHVFEENAGSEANLIFGMSYTAIIKYFSRLVQHAEDFELKMKELRQKKKPYFGWEIILRDGRIYEVSYNPLIDNGQFVGSIWQIVDVSRHKMPRSEMDLARRQAEEARGAQKEFLASMSHEIRTPLNVVVGMTHLLEETNLDNKQRDYINILKHSSGILMGLISDILDLSKIEAGELQVNQREFNLIELVKSLRHTFELKIGQRPVKISASIDTQLQTWLVGDDMLLNQILMNLLGNAEKFTREGEIAITVKLQSWQEDKCWITFKVCDTGIGIQKDKLELIFQNYKQAEQEIREIYGGTGLGLAISKQLVELQGGSIVVEEAQGFSTCFSFTLPFIDTRKPFVTNARSGKMKRQPNFSTAKVLVIEDNPMNLRYIISLLEKYSIQHQLATNGPDALYFLDSRLYDLILLDIRIPGLNGLELASRIRQDEAKPNVATPLVATTALAMESTFTQARQAGITDILTKPYTPDQLLQVLNKYLNDDETELIMEESTNSSGFEFHNELDVKYLNALYENNISYAADLFEIFLKTILDEVVKIRKLVEERDWEQLKFQVHKLKPNFAMVGLTWITSKMQQLENTLNNNHSAPPEEVDAVFAGISRDLEKFYPIIEQEYERMKHMQ; encoded by the coding sequence ATGGCCAAAGCCCGGATCAAAGGTACGAGAAAACATACCACTGCCCGTAGTTTATCTGCGGACAACCCCGCTATATTTTCACTTCCTATCAGCGTATTGCTGCAAAATAGCAATGCTGGTATATTGGTAACCGATGGTAATCACCGGGTTATCTGGGTAAACCATGTATTTGAGGAAAATGCCGGTTCCGAGGCTAATCTCATCTTTGGGATGTCCTACACCGCTATTATTAAATATTTTAGCCGCCTCGTACAACATGCCGAGGATTTTGAGCTGAAAATGAAGGAATTGCGTCAGAAAAAGAAGCCTTATTTCGGCTGGGAGATCATCCTCCGGGACGGACGCATATATGAAGTCAGCTATAATCCCCTCATCGATAACGGGCAGTTTGTCGGTAGTATCTGGCAGATAGTAGATGTTTCCAGGCATAAAATGCCCCGTTCCGAGATGGACCTCGCCCGCCGCCAGGCTGAAGAGGCCAGAGGCGCCCAGAAAGAATTCCTGGCCAGTATGAGCCATGAGATCCGGACGCCCCTGAACGTTGTTGTCGGTATGACACACCTGCTCGAGGAGACAAACCTGGACAACAAACAGCGGGACTATATTAATATACTTAAACACTCCTCAGGCATCCTGATGGGCCTGATCTCAGATATTCTGGACCTTTCTAAAATAGAAGCAGGTGAGCTCCAGGTGAATCAACGGGAATTTAATCTCATTGAACTGGTAAAATCTCTCCGCCATACTTTTGAACTCAAGATCGGCCAGCGGCCGGTAAAAATATCCGCTTCCATTGATACACAGCTGCAGACCTGGCTGGTCGGTGATGACATGCTGCTGAACCAAATACTCATGAACTTGTTAGGTAATGCAGAGAAATTCACGCGCGAAGGCGAAATAGCCATTACCGTGAAGCTACAATCCTGGCAGGAAGATAAGTGCTGGATCACCTTTAAGGTATGCGATACTGGTATAGGGATCCAGAAAGATAAACTGGAACTGATCTTCCAGAACTATAAACAGGCCGAGCAGGAAATCAGGGAAATCTATGGTGGTACAGGATTAGGTTTAGCCATATCCAAACAGTTAGTGGAACTCCAGGGCGGCAGCATCGTTGTCGAAGAAGCGCAAGGCTTCAGTACCTGTTTCTCCTTTACACTGCCCTTTATTGATACCCGTAAACCCTTTGTTACTAACGCAAGGTCAGGAAAAATGAAAAGGCAACCCAACTTTTCGACAGCCAAAGTACTGGTGATCGAGGATAACCCCATGAATCTCCGGTATATTATCAGTCTGTTGGAAAAATATAGTATTCAGCACCAGCTGGCCACTAACGGGCCGGATGCCCTTTATTTTCTTGATTCCCGATTATATGACCTGATTTTACTCGATATTCGTATTCCGGGTCTGAACGGACTCGAACTAGCCTCCCGGATCAGACAGGACGAAGCTAAACCGAACGTGGCTACGCCACTGGTCGCCACTACCGCCCTGGCAATGGAGAGCACGTTTACCCAGGCAAGACAGGCTGGTATTACCGATATCTTAACCAAGCCCTACACACCAGATCAATTACTACAGGTATTGAACAAATACCTGAATGATGACGAAACAGAATTAATAATGGAAGAGTCTACAAACAGTTCCGGATTTGAATTTCACAATGAACTGGACGTAAAGTACCTCAATGCTTTATACGAGAACAACATCTCTTACGCTGCTGACCTTTTTGAGATCTTTTTAAAAACGATCCTGGACGAAGTGGTGAAGATCAGAAAACTGGTGGAAGAACGTGACTGGGAACAACTCAAATTTCAGGTTCATAAGCTCAAACCTAACTTCGCCATGGTCGGGCTCACCTGGATCACCAGTAAAATGCAGCAGCTGGAAAATACGCTCAATAATAATCACAGCGCTCCGCCGGAAGAAGTAGACGCTGTATTTGCCGGTATTTCCAGAGATCTGGAAAAGTTCTATCCTATTATAGAACAGGAGTATGAGCGCATGAAACACATGCAGTAG
- a CDS encoding YceD family protein gives MKALRQFDIAFVGLKPGEHTFEYQITDSFFENYGPQDFSNCNANVKLVMDKKNTFFMLKFEIGGTMTVNCDRCGQPFELQLWDDFHHVVKMVDNPHEMNEEDDTDVSFISLTESHLNVADWIYEFINLSIPMQRIHPEDSTGKSGCDPKILEMLDQMNRQANEKENPIWKDLDKFRDN, from the coding sequence ATGAAAGCACTCCGTCAATTTGATATTGCCTTTGTGGGACTGAAGCCCGGAGAGCATACATTTGAGTACCAAATTACGGATAGTTTCTTTGAGAACTATGGTCCGCAGGATTTCAGCAATTGCAACGCCAATGTAAAGTTGGTGATGGACAAGAAAAATACTTTTTTCATGTTGAAGTTTGAGATCGGCGGTACTATGACTGTGAATTGTGATCGTTGCGGACAACCCTTTGAATTACAGCTATGGGATGATTTTCATCATGTTGTAAAGATGGTGGACAATCCGCACGAGATGAATGAAGAGGATGATACAGATGTTTCCTTTATATCTTTGACGGAATCACATCTGAACGTGGCAGACTGGATCTATGAGTTTATTAATCTCAGTATCCCGATGCAGCGTATTCATCCTGAGGATAGTACGGGTAAAAGCGGTTGTGATCCAAAGATTCTTGAAATGCTGGACCAAATGAACCGGCAAGCCAACGAAAAAGAGAACCCGATCTGGAAAGATCTGGACAAATTTCGTGACAACTAA
- the rpmF gene encoding 50S ribosomal protein L32 has protein sequence MPNPKRRHSQQRSAKRRTHYKAFADTLSTDSATGEVHLRHRAHWVENKLYYRGKVVLEKQSSTK, from the coding sequence ATGCCAAATCCGAAACGCAGACATTCTCAGCAAAGATCAGCTAAGAGAAGGACGCATTACAAGGCCTTTGCGGATACTTTAAGCACTGATAGCGCAACTGGTGAAGTGCACCTGAGACATCGTGCTCACTGGGTAGAAAACAAACTGTACTACAGAGGAAAAGTAGTATTGGAAAAACAAAGCAGCACTAAATAA
- the plsX gene encoding phosphate acyltransferase PlsX — protein MRIGLDMMGGDFAPLEAVKGVKLFLETVANEAHLVLIGDEAALTPLLSDAQLDQSKYSVVHSSQVIGMNEHPTKALKEKQESSISIGFHLLKSGKVDAFISAGNTGAMMVGALYSIKAMEGVQRPTISTPVPREDGSYGLLLDVGINADCKPENLLQFAILGSLYSKHILGVDNPTVGLLNIGEEEGKGNLLAQATYPLLKENPLLNFIGNVEGRDILTNKADVIVCEGFTGNIVLKMAESFHTIAARRGIQDDYMQKFDFESYGGTPVLGVSQPVIIGHGISQAVAFKNMISLAQQMLTTKLLDKMRESFVK, from the coding sequence ATGAGAATCGGGCTTGATATGATGGGTGGCGACTTCGCTCCCCTCGAAGCAGTAAAAGGAGTAAAACTATTTTTAGAAACTGTTGCTAATGAAGCGCATTTGGTGCTGATTGGTGATGAGGCAGCTCTAACGCCTTTGTTGTCAGATGCGCAGTTAGACCAATCAAAATATTCAGTTGTTCATTCATCTCAGGTAATTGGGATGAATGAACATCCTACCAAGGCGCTGAAGGAAAAACAGGAATCTTCTATCAGTATCGGTTTCCACCTGTTAAAGAGTGGTAAGGTCGATGCGTTCATTAGCGCTGGTAACACAGGTGCTATGATGGTAGGAGCCCTCTATTCCATCAAAGCAATGGAAGGCGTGCAGCGGCCAACTATATCCACTCCCGTTCCAAGGGAAGATGGATCTTACGGGCTTTTACTGGACGTTGGTATCAACGCTGATTGTAAGCCTGAAAATCTGTTGCAATTTGCCATTCTCGGCTCCCTTTATTCCAAACACATCCTGGGTGTAGACAATCCAACTGTTGGCTTGTTGAACATAGGTGAAGAAGAAGGTAAAGGAAACCTGCTGGCTCAGGCAACATATCCCTTGCTCAAAGAAAATCCACTGCTGAACTTCATCGGTAACGTTGAAGGACGTGATATCCTCACCAATAAGGCAGATGTGATTGTTTGTGAAGGCTTTACCGGTAACATAGTGCTCAAAATGGCTGAATCTTTCCATACTATCGCCGCAAGACGTGGTATCCAGGATGATTACATGCAGAAATTTGACTTTGAAAGCTATGGTGGTACCCCAGTTCTGGGTGTTTCTCAACCGGTGATCATTGGTCATGGTATCTCTCAGGCTGTCGCCTTTAAGAACATGATCTCTCTGGCTCAACAGATGCTTACTACCAAGCTCCTCGACAAAATGCGCGAGAGCTTCGTGAAATAA
- a CDS encoding sensor histidine kinase, producing the protein MLDIKEIRFFFIRHGYLLIIAAWLFTFSFLFSNYWSYYSSPQGVKRSLEKSIHTREEAFQELSEDTTLMEHIFSRDHNEQEEKMLSRQGFYVFAYDSSTASRWLVYWSTNLVLPEEWQAPLEPGIRFLKLRNGYYEVICKKLPSRQQGHERYLMAVIPVMMEYSLSNNYLVDHFFDKPALGMEYTIHLKPPGIPVLNAQHLILFYLYYDRTLDTGPPNLLSVILRVLGCICVLIFVNLFATMLARQKNPLYGFFFLFAVIIFCRTLSYIYPFPFNLRTLNIFTPLIYAKDEVFRSLGDLLLNVLLGFWLLLFFREHVKTIKAPKVTNRGQQRVVIILASFIMYLVGEFLSQLIQSLVIDSRISFDVANPFSLNEYSIIGFIILGFISFSFLFFSQIINYLLNELTNFRHRTKYLFLAIVGVVWLAFRLQNPDIYYSVAMVIWLILYVVVLDVLSYRFENSLATVPFLFWLFLLTITTSAALVYYNDKKEVSLRERMAVELSKQKDPYVEMLLTDVTRQMEEDELLQLFFQQSTGRSVPRSMLENELKQKYFKGYLGRFNVGFYPFNEYFEPIYGGDTSTFPTLSRRMLMGSELIGNELYYNERSFNDYSYIGRKDFYRNGVPAGYLIYELTPAVINTQRLYPELLVDGDIYDPEKESSTAYSYAIYDQGELVSNNNDFAFPVKLYASDIPKEEITVASEKGYSRLIYKASKDKVVIVVKETRTFIEFITLFAWMFCLFLLIIAVYRVLDLLVKARMRIGNLRTLVNISIRKKVHGTIIFIVVFAFIILGLTTILFFIDRSERENKERLSRTINEVSRDVEKVFENQRMFDDLEDLYDPIFQASLTSAMAEIADERALDINIYDRDGNLQVTTQPLITEKGLLSKKINPDAFLQLYREPKIQWIQKEKIGGMKYLSGYAPLRGSNGEIFAYLNVPYFATQTELNQQISNFLVALINFNAFIFLIAGLLALLITNSITKSFSLVTEKLRHVNLGQNDEIEWDKDDEIGALVKEYNKMVRKLEVSAARLAKSEREGAWREMARQVAHEIKNPLTPMKLSIQYLQRAIDNDAPNVKQLSKNVAHTLVEQIEHLANIASDFSAFSRIDEANSEVLLLNEVLHSLKDLYQSHEHCNIHLAAPGRAFYVFADKTQMNRLFTNLLQNAVQALPEGREGHVTIAMTQAEDGWVVVSVEDNGEGIPPEIQPKIFVPNFTTKNSGTGLGLAMCKNIVEQARGEIWFETQLTVGTTFYVRLPLEKV; encoded by the coding sequence TTGCTGGATATCAAAGAAATAAGATTTTTTTTCATCCGCCATGGATACTTACTGATCATTGCTGCCTGGTTATTTACCTTTTCATTCCTGTTCAGCAACTACTGGTCTTATTATTCCTCTCCACAGGGCGTAAAACGCAGTCTGGAGAAAAGTATCCATACCCGGGAAGAGGCTTTTCAGGAATTATCGGAAGATACGACCCTGATGGAACACATATTTTCCCGCGATCATAATGAACAGGAGGAAAAAATGCTTTCCCGGCAGGGATTTTATGTCTTTGCATATGACAGCAGCACTGCCAGCCGCTGGCTCGTTTACTGGAGTACTAATCTGGTATTACCGGAAGAATGGCAGGCGCCCCTGGAGCCGGGTATCCGTTTCCTGAAGCTCAGAAACGGTTACTATGAAGTGATTTGCAAAAAGCTTCCATCCAGGCAACAGGGGCATGAGCGCTACCTTATGGCTGTCATTCCTGTTATGATGGAATACAGTCTCAGCAACAATTACCTGGTTGATCATTTCTTTGATAAACCTGCCCTGGGGATGGAATATACCATCCACCTGAAACCACCTGGCATCCCTGTGCTGAATGCGCAGCACCTCATCCTGTTTTATCTTTACTACGATCGTACCCTGGATACAGGTCCACCTAATCTGCTCAGCGTGATACTGCGCGTGTTAGGTTGTATCTGTGTACTTATTTTTGTTAATCTCTTTGCTACTATGCTGGCGAGACAAAAGAACCCGCTATACGGCTTCTTTTTTCTCTTTGCCGTCATTATCTTCTGTCGTACGCTGAGCTATATATATCCCTTCCCGTTCAATCTGCGTACACTTAACATTTTTACCCCCCTTATCTATGCCAAGGATGAAGTCTTCCGCTCATTGGGCGACCTGTTGCTGAACGTCCTGTTGGGTTTCTGGCTACTGTTGTTCTTCCGGGAACACGTAAAGACGATCAAAGCCCCCAAAGTGACTAACCGGGGGCAACAGCGTGTGGTCATTATCCTTGCCAGCTTTATTATGTACCTGGTAGGAGAGTTCCTGTCACAACTGATACAGAGTCTCGTTATCGACTCCAGGATCTCGTTTGATGTGGCGAATCCGTTTAGTCTGAATGAATATAGTATCATTGGCTTTATCATACTCGGTTTTATCTCTTTCAGCTTCCTGTTTTTCTCACAGATCATTAACTATCTGCTGAATGAGCTGACCAATTTCCGGCATCGTACAAAGTACCTCTTCCTGGCTATTGTCGGCGTTGTATGGCTGGCCTTCCGGTTACAGAACCCTGATATCTACTATTCGGTAGCGATGGTGATCTGGCTGATCCTGTATGTGGTAGTGCTGGATGTATTGTCTTACCGGTTTGAGAACAGTCTGGCTACGGTGCCTTTCCTGTTCTGGCTCTTCCTGCTCACGATCACCACTTCTGCGGCACTGGTATACTACAATGATAAAAAAGAAGTAAGCCTGCGTGAACGTATGGCAGTGGAATTGTCGAAACAGAAGGACCCGTATGTAGAAATGCTGCTTACCGATGTAACGCGGCAAATGGAAGAAGATGAACTATTACAGCTCTTTTTTCAGCAAAGTACCGGCAGAAGTGTGCCTAGAAGTATGTTGGAAAATGAGCTGAAACAGAAATATTTCAAAGGCTACCTGGGGCGCTTCAACGTAGGTTTTTATCCCTTCAATGAATACTTCGAGCCTATCTATGGCGGTGATACGTCTACCTTTCCGACCCTTAGCCGTAGAATGCTGATGGGGTCTGAGCTGATAGGGAATGAGCTGTATTACAATGAACGCAGTTTTAACGATTACAGTTATATCGGGCGGAAGGATTTTTATCGTAACGGCGTGCCGGCTGGTTATCTGATATATGAGCTGACACCGGCTGTGATCAACACCCAGCGGCTCTACCCGGAACTGCTGGTAGACGGCGATATCTACGATCCGGAGAAGGAGTCATCTACTGCCTATTCATATGCGATTTATGACCAGGGAGAACTGGTGAGTAACAACAACGATTTTGCTTTTCCGGTCAAACTATATGCTTCCGATATTCCGAAGGAAGAGATCACGGTTGCATCAGAAAAGGGCTATTCCCGCCTGATCTACAAAGCTTCAAAGGATAAAGTGGTGATCGTGGTGAAGGAAACGAGGACGTTCATCGAGTTCATCACACTGTTTGCCTGGATGTTCTGTCTTTTTCTGCTGATCATTGCCGTCTACCGGGTGCTGGACCTGCTGGTAAAAGCGAGGATGCGTATCGGTAATCTGCGTACACTGGTCAATATCAGCATACGTAAGAAGGTACACGGTACGATCATCTTTATTGTCGTATTTGCCTTTATTATATTGGGTCTTACCACCATTCTGTTCTTTATTGACCGTTCGGAAAGAGAGAACAAGGAAAGGCTCAGCCGCACCATTAACGAGGTGTCCCGTGATGTGGAAAAGGTCTTTGAGAACCAACGCATGTTTGATGACCTGGAAGACCTCTATGATCCGATATTCCAGGCGAGTCTGACATCGGCAATGGCGGAGATTGCGGACGAGCGTGCGCTGGATATAAATATTTATGACAGGGATGGCAATCTGCAGGTAACAACGCAGCCACTGATCACAGAGAAAGGGCTGTTGTCCAAAAAGATTAACCCGGATGCCTTCCTGCAGTTGTACCGGGAACCCAAGATCCAGTGGATACAGAAAGAGAAGATCGGTGGCATGAAATACCTGTCCGGATATGCACCTTTAAGAGGCAGTAACGGAGAGATATTTGCTTACCTGAACGTACCTTATTTCGCTACGCAGACAGAACTGAATCAGCAGATCTCCAATTTCCTCGTAGCGCTGATCAATTTCAACGCATTTATATTCCTGATAGCAGGTTTACTCGCATTGCTCATCACTAATTCCATTACCAAATCTTTCTCGCTGGTAACGGAGAAACTGCGTCATGTAAATCTGGGACAGAATGATGAGATAGAGTGGGACAAGGATGATGAGATTGGCGCGCTGGTGAAGGAGTATAATAAGATGGTGCGTAAGCTGGAGGTGAGTGCCGCCAGACTGGCAAAGAGTGAGAGAGAAGGTGCCTGGAGAGAGATGGCGAGACAGGTCGCACATGAGATCAAGAATCCGCTGACTCCCATGAAGCTGAGCATTCAGTACCTGCAACGTGCTATCGACAATGATGCACCTAACGTAAAGCAGCTTTCCAAGAATGTTGCGCATACACTGGTGGAACAGATAGAGCACCTGGCGAACATTGCTTCTGATTTCTCTGCGTTTTCGCGTATAGATGAAGCTAACAGCGAAGTATTACTATTGAACGAAGTACTGCATTCACTGAAGGACCTTTACCAGAGCCATGAGCATTGTAATATTCATTTAGCAGCACCCGGCAGGGCATTCTATGTATTTGCGGATAAAACCCAGATGAACAGGCTATTTACGAACCTGTTGCAGAACGCAGTACAGGCATTACCGGAAGGAAGAGAGGGGCATGTAACCATTGCTATGACACAGGCAGAAGACGGGTGGGTGGTTGTTAGTGTAGAGGATAACGGAGAGGGTATTCCGCCTGAAATACAGCCTAAAATCTTTGTCCCGAACTTTACAACCAAAAACTCCGGTACCGGGCTTGGGCTGGCTATGTGTAAGAATATTGTTGAGCAGGCGAGGGGAGAGATCTGGTTTGAAACACAACTGACAGTAGGAACGACGTTTTATGTGAGGCTGCCGCTGGAGAAAGTGTAA
- the mazG gene encoding nucleoside triphosphate pyrophosphohydrolase, producing MENNSAFNRLLEIMDDLREKCPWDRKQTIQTLRQQTIEELYELTDAITDQDWKSIKEELGDLLLHIVFYAKIGKEQQQFTIDDVINGICDKLIYRHPHIYGDVKAETEEEVKQNWEKLKLKEGKDSVLSGVPVSLPALVKAMRLQSKAQKVGFEWDNAEQVWDKLKEEMDELHEVVQESNPDRIEDEFGDVMFSLVNYSRFLKVDAENALERTNKKFIRRFQQMEQMAATQGKALDEMSLTEMDALWDEVKKSEK from the coding sequence ATGGAAAATAATTCGGCCTTCAATCGCCTGCTGGAAATCATGGATGATTTACGTGAAAAATGCCCCTGGGACAGGAAACAGACTATCCAGACGCTTCGCCAGCAAACCATAGAGGAATTATACGAGCTGACAGATGCGATCACTGATCAGGACTGGAAATCAATCAAAGAAGAACTGGGTGATCTGCTCCTGCATATCGTTTTCTATGCTAAAATAGGTAAAGAACAACAACAGTTTACAATAGACGATGTCATTAACGGCATCTGTGATAAGCTCATTTACCGTCATCCGCATATCTACGGCGACGTAAAGGCAGAGACAGAAGAAGAGGTCAAACAGAACTGGGAAAAACTGAAACTGAAAGAAGGAAAAGACTCTGTGCTTAGCGGTGTACCGGTATCACTCCCTGCTCTTGTCAAAGCTATGCGGCTTCAGTCAAAAGCCCAGAAGGTTGGTTTTGAGTGGGATAATGCAGAACAGGTATGGGATAAGCTGAAAGAGGAAATGGACGAACTGCATGAAGTGGTACAGGAAAGCAATCCTGACAGGATTGAAGATGAATTTGGAGATGTCATGTTTTCCCTGGTGAATTATTCCCGCTTCCTTAAAGTCGATGCAGAAAACGCGCTGGAACGCACCAATAAGAAATTCATCCGCCGGTTTCAGCAGATGGAACAGATGGCTGCCACACAGGGGAAAGCCCTGGATGAAATGTCCCTCACAGAAATGGATGCGCTCTGGGACGAAGTGAAAAAATCAGAAAAATAA